The window TTAATGGATGAAGAAGTTGTTGGAATGATTGCCTATAACGATAGTGAAATAAACCAACTATATATTCATCTAGAGTATCAAGGAATCGGTATAGGTCGGACATTACTAGATAAAGCAAAAGCACAATCAAGTAGGAAATTAACATTGTACACATTTGAAGTAAATGAAAAAGCACAACGGTTTTATGAAAACCATGGCTTTAAAATCATAAATAGAGGAAATGAAAATGAAGAAAATTTACCAGATATTCAATATGAATGGACATCCAAATAAATGATGTTATTTGGGTTTTTAATGAAAAGTTAGCATTATAAAAATCTTGGGTTGAATAAGTAACTCTTTTTTGTTATAGAACTAACGCTAAGTTAGTTGAATAACAGCTTGTTAATGGGAAGGAGAGGACTAATTTATGATATTTATGCTTTGGCTTGTCATACCATTATTAGGCGTTTTATGGTTTTTAAATTTTACTACTTTTTTAAAGAACCTATAGAACGGAAAAAGCACTCATAACCCAAATGTTTTAGGAGCAGTCTTAACGTTTATTTTTATCTTTGCTCTAATGTACTGCTATGCTGGAACTCACTAAAAGATTGTGAACTATTGCACTTAAACTAACATAGTGTCTGAGTTAAAGATCAAGGATAGCTTAGCCAACTCTTTTTTCTTATTGAACTAATGCTGCAGTTTAGTTGAATAAGGGGAAATTTTATTTCTTTTGAAATATTTGGAACTTCCATTAATTTTAAACGTATTAAAGTTAAGGAATGGATTAGCTCATTTGAAATAAGGGGGTGTCCTGAAAATAACTATATTTAAAAAGTATTTTACAAATGTTTTATGGATTTTAGTTATCGCATTATTTGGAGTGTCTTTTCTAACGCATGCCAATAGTTATTTCAATACTAAAGAAATTAACTTATTAAGTACTCGCTGCAATGAAGTTGATGGAGAAGTTGTATTAAAAATCTATAATAATCTAACAAGTGAATACTATTTTGAGTGTAAGAGAAAATAGATTTAATTGTTCATGTTCATTGTACTGGAGGAACTTAATTAAATTGAGTTCCTCCATTTCTTATTGAGCTAACGGGTACTTTACTTCCAGAAGGAATAAAGCTTTTTTCCTTATTTGAACTAACGCAGCAGAATAGTTTAACAGCAATTACGTAATTAGAGGAGAATTATATGGAAAAATATGAGGTAAAGCGTATAAATAATCTGTTGAACTTTGATTTGGATAGTTTAGTAAAGCAAAGCAAAGAAGAAGGTTTTCGTTTTGTAGAAAGATTAATAAATGATTATAAAAATGGCAGTAATACTTTCAACCATTTTGGAGAAGGTTTATTTGGTGTGTTTAATGAAGAAGGTGTACTTGTTGCTATTGGTGGATTAAATAGAGACCCATTTTCAAATGAACAATATATTGGCAGGCTCAGAAGGTTTTATGTCAGTAAAGAGTATAGGGGAAACGGTATAGGAAGTCTTTTGTTAAAAAGGATAGTTGACGAAGCAAAAAGATACTATAAAATTTTGGTTCTTCATACAGATACCGAACAGGCTGAAAGATTTTATTCATCTATTGGATTTTCAAAGGGAAATCTTTATCTAAATTCAAGTCATTTTATGGAGTTTAGAAATTAAAGTGTTATTAAACATACGGGACTTTACTTCATGAAGGAGTAATGCCTTTTTTCTTATTGAACTAAAGCAACAGTTTAGTTTAACGTTAGACTATATCAAAGTATATTGAAAGGAATGACTTTATTAATGGAAATTAGAAAACCTAGCGATTTTGAATTGAAAGAAGTTATTTTACTTTCCCCAGAAGCAATATTTGATGGCACATTGGGTGAAGTAAAACCTACAAATGAAAAAATCACACGTCTTATTGAACCACTACTGGAAAAGGGAAGCTATTATTTAATAGCAACAGATAACGAAAAATTAATGGGCTGGATTCTTTTAGGTGCAGGTAAAGACCAATTTACTGACAAGATGAATGGATTTATTTATGAACTGTTTGTTATTGAAGAATTTAGAGGGAATGGAATTTCTAAGCGGCTAATGAGAACTGCAATTGACCATCTAAGACAAGATGGATACTCTGAAGTTCGTCTTAGTGCGTTTGTAGGGAATACAGCTATTAAACTTTACGAAAAAATGGGCTTTAACATAAGAACAGTTTCTATGAGTTTGTCTATATAAATAATTAACTTTTCCACTAAAACAGCAGGTTAGTTGGATAAGGTCTATTTTATAGTATCAACTATTAATACCAAGTGATAAAATTAATTAAATAGACTTAATAATTTTGTTATGGGGGATTAAATGATGTTAGATGCTCAAAAAATTAAGGAAATAATTAGACATCGATATCCATTTCTATTAGTGGATAGGATTTTGGAATTAGAAGAAGGAAAAAGAGCGGTTGGTTTAAAAAATGTAACAGCAAATGAGGATTTCTTTAACGGGCATTTTCCCAAGTACCCTGTTATGCCAGGTGTATTAATTGTTGAGGCATTAGCTCAAGTAAGTGCAGTTGTGATGCTAACTAAAGAAGGAAACCAGGGGAGATTAGGGTTATTAGTTGGAATAGATAAATGTCGTTTTAAACAGCAAGTAAAACCAGGAGACCAACTCCGTCTTGAGGTTGAAATCACTCGATTAAAAGGACCTATTGGAAAAGGCAAAGGTATAGCTACGGTTGATGGGACATTAGTTTGCGAAACAGAAATAACATTTGCGTTTGGTGATTAAAATCTCTTAATTAAAAAATGTTATTTCGACTCTTGAATGTGCGGTACGAGCAATTTACAAAAATGCTTCTTCAACTAACGGGTGCTTTAGTTAAACAAGACCATCAATTTGATGGTCTATTTTTATGTCCAAAACAACAAGTAGATTTCGGCGATCCAGTGTCAAATGTTAACCTTAAATAACGCAGCAGTTTAGTTCAATAAGTAAGAACGGAATTTTTAAAAAACGGAAAATTTGTTTCATCAATACAAAAGCAAAGAGGCAGAACTTAAGGTGAACGAAAACGTCATTATATTAAGTTAAGCGAAGGGGTGAGAGAATGGGCTTTTGGTATTTCTTAATATTATTCATGGGATTATTTTTAGTAGCTAAGGGGCTACTTGGGAATAAAAAATTTAGCTTGGTATTTGTAGGATTATTATGTATTTCCTTTTCAATATTTATGTTTTCTCCTGGAAGTGCAGAAATCATTTCGGAATTTTTCAATTTGAATTAGAGTATAGAATGGTTTTAGAATTACCACCTATAGGCATTTTCACTAAGGGTGCTTTACTTCAAGAAGGAGTAAAGCTTTTTTCTTATTGAACTTAAAAGCGTCAGTTTAGTCAAAGAAAAGATTAATCCTGCATAACTGTGCACAAAATGTAGGGTGGATAGATTCAACTCCTGCTATTCTATCAATGAAGGAGGTCATGGAATGGATTTGCTTAAGAACATGAATGATGCAATGAAGTATATAGATGAAAACCTTACTAACGAAATAGATTTTAAAATAGTGGCAAGTATAGCGCATTGTTCTGAATATCATTTTAAAAGGATGTTTTCTTTCCTTGCTAGTATTACATTATCAGAATACATCCGTCGTAGACGACTTAGTTTGGCAGCATTTGAGCTTAATAATAGTGACGTAAAGGTAATCGATGTTGCGATTAAATATGGATACAACTCACCGGACTCTTTTACTAGAGCTTTTCAAAATTTACATGGTGTAACACCATCAGAAGCAAGAAACAATGGACATCAATTAAAAGCATTTCCACTAATGACCTTTCAATTATCAATAAGAGGAGGAAATGAAATGAATTACCAGGTCGAACAAAAAGAGGCATTTAACATAATTGGTATCAAGAAAAGAGTTCCAATTATTTTTGAAGGAGAAAACACAGAAATTACAGCAATGTGGAAATCTTTGACTTTGGATAAAATAGATCAATTAAAAAAACTCTCTAATATTGAACCTAAAGGGATGATTCAAGCCTCTACTAACTTTTCTGAAGGACGCATGGAAGAAAAAGGAGAGCTTGATCAGTATATTGGAGTGGCAACAACACAAGAATGCCCCGAAAAATTTTCAAAACTTGAAGTTCCTGCCTTAACATGGGCGATATTTGAATCAACGGGACCTTTTCCTAGTACGATACAGGAAACTTGGGGAAGGATTTATTCTGAGTGGTTCCCTTCATCCAATTATCAAGTAACTGAAGGACCAGAAATATTGTCGATTAAAACCAAAGATTTAACTTCACCATCTGTGAAGAGTGAAATTTGGATTCCAGTTTTGAAAAAATGAATTTAATTTTAGATCATTGAGGAGCTGTTTTGCAGCTCTTTTTTCTTTCTTAATAGATGGGATGATTGAGAAAGTATACACTTAAACTAACGATTGCTTTAGATTAAAATCAAGGGGTTGCTTAGGCAACTCTTTTTTATTGAACTAACGCAGCAGTTTAGTTAAAGAAGGAGTATTTTGAAATGGTATCGAATAAGTTAATATATGTAAATTAACATTAGGATTAGTGTTTTAAAGGCTGTTGTGAATAACAACTTGAAAAGAAGATTAAAATTCTACGTTCTATTCAGAACATGCTTTCAAACTTGTTAAAAAACTTCTGATGAAGAGAAAAATAACTATCTACGTTATTTCATAAACTGAACAGAATGATCAATAAAAAAGGGGTTTGTGAAAGGGGATATAAAAATGAGTTTACAAATTTACAGTAAAAAACGTTCTATGCAAAGTTATCTTTTTGAAAAATATTTAACTTTGCGAAATACAAAAAAGGGTTTTTCTACTATTGAAAACACCTCACAGTTCGTAAAAAAAAGGGGAACTGAAAATATTAAGCCATACGCTATAGGGAATGCTAAATTTTCCAGCGATATTAAGGAGCAAGTACTTGAGGACATGAAGGTTTTCACATTAAATGACCAAAAATCTTTGAATCAAAAAGTAATTCTCTATATACATGGAGGTGCCTGGACTAATCAACCTTTAATTTTTCACTGGAGGTTCATGGATAAAATGGCTCAATCATTAAATGCAAAAATTATTGCTCCTATTTATCCTAAAGTACCTAATTTTAATTATCAGCACACCTACCCAAAACTCTTAAACCTATATAATGAAATTCTTGGAACCGTTGAAAGTCCTAAACAATTGACCATAATGGGGGATTCGGCAGGTGGAAATATTTCACTTGGTTTGGCACATCTTTTAAAGACGAATAATATACCTCAACCAAAAGATATCATTTTGCTATCTGCCTGTGTTGATATGGGGCTTGATAACCCCCTTATACCTGAATATGAAAAAAAGGACCCAATGTTGGCTATTGGAGGAATGGAAGTGATTACAAAGATTTGGGCAGCAGATAAGAACATAGATGACCCATTAATTAGTCCTATCTACGGTAACTTTAAAGGACTTGGGAAAATCACTCACTTTATTGGAACACACGAAGGATTATATCCAGATGCTATAAAACTTGATGAAAAACTAACAGAGCAAGGAATTGAGAGCGATACATTTGTATATCCAAAAATGAATCATGTGTTTGTTGTAATGCCAATCCCAGAAGCTAAAGATGCTCAACAAAAAATTATTGAGATCATTAATAACTAAGTGAGGACTTTCAATTGCAAATTAAGAATGCTTGAGTTAAAGACCTACCGCGTAATTTAGGCAGCATCTTTGTTATTAAATGATCAGGATATAAGATTGTGAAGGATTGCACTTAAACTAACGGGTGATTTAGTTCAAGAACTTAGGGTTGCTTAGGCAACTCTATTTTCTTATTGAACTAAAGCTGCAGTTTAGTTTAATAAAGGAAAACGTTTCTTTGATAAAATGTCTATTTGTAGGAGGTATAAAATGAAACTTTTACGGTATTTTTGTACAATTTTGATCTTGTTGAGTTTTATTCTCTTAATAACTGGATGTGCAGAAAATAGAACCACAACGAAAGAGGATGAGTTAAAAATAGAAGGTTATATACTTGAAGTAGATGAAGGTAGAATTTTGGTTGCAGAAGGCATGACTTCAGAACAATATGAAACACTTAAATATAAAACGCTTCAAGAGTTGGATAATGAAAGTATTTCTCTTTTCTACTTAAGTTATGAAGGTACCAGTAACTTAAGGAAAGGTTACAAAGTGGATGTATGGATTGATGGTGGTATTGAGGAATCTAATCCTGCTCAAGCTAGAGCAAAAAAGATTGAGATAAAAGATTAAAAGTATCTTCTTGAACTAACGCAGCAGTTTAGTTGAATAAGGATTTAATGTAATCATAGGGAGGAAGTATTATGTATTTAGTTTTATCAATTGTTCTAAGTACTATTTTAGGCTTTGTACTACTTTTTTTTGGTACATACATAGCTGGAGTTATTGCTTTTGGAATTATTGTAGGTTGTTTGTTTAGAGGACTATATTTACTAAACGACATACACAAGAGCCTTGACAGTTCACCTAAAAAGAACAAAGTTCAAGTAGCGTATGAAAGTTATTTGAATGAAAGAGAGAAAGGTATCCATTGAATTTTCTACTAACCGGTGCATTAGTTATACAAGTGGCTGCTTGTTAGAGTAGCTTTTTCTTATTGAACTAACGCTGCAGGTTTAGTGAAAGAGGAAATAATAAACGAGAATGGAATTTAAACATTGAAGATTAGTATTCTTATCAATTAACAAACATTAAATTATTTTAGGGGAGTGACTGACATTAATATTAATCAAGATGTAAAAACGTCGGGTGCTTACGTTTTATATCGAGGGCTGTTTATTTTTCAGGTTGGCCCTACAGAAGCGGCAGATAAACTTGGAGTAGTTAGACTTGGTGGGCATAAAGAATTTGAAGAAACGGCATTAGAGACAGCTAGGCGTGAAGTTTTTGAAGAGGCTTCAATGAAAATAACTCCAATAAATTCTCCAATAACTTATCATATGAGTGAGTGGGGAAATGAGCCTTCCATACTACGGTTATGCGAGGAAATAGCTCCAATTTTAGTTAAAGGAAATGAGCAGGAATCTTTATCAATAATGTATCTTTCCTACTCTGAAAATGAACCAAATCCCTCTTCAGAAACTAATGGACTTCTACTACTAACTCCAGAAGATGTTCATTTTATCTGTAATAATAAAATTACTTTAAATGATTTTATTAAACAAAATGGAAAAGCGATATTAAAGGGAATTATAAATAGAGATTTATTTTTAACACCTTTTCCTCAACTATTATTTCTTTCAAAATTGTTAAAAGTCCATCCAGATTTATTCATCATAAAATAAAATCAATTAAATGATGATGTTTGTGAATTTATACACTTAAACTCCCATGAAAATTAAAAAACGCTCATAATCTATAAAATTGCATCACAAAAGATATTCAAAAATAGCTTTTATAAAAAAGGCTGTGCCTTCAGAATGATTATATTAAGCTGAAAGTTAAATCAGGAACCAACTCCATTCTTCTTAGAACAAAGGCAAGGCTGGTGCATAACCAGAGGAAGATTAATCTCTCATGAGTGCTACTCGTATAGAGTGCGACAGTCTGTGATGCACCGTGGTCGTTGGAGTCAGACTAACGGATGCGCTCAATGGCACCATAGTTCATCGACCTTCTTCGCCAGCCAAACTAATCTATACACGTTCTGAGACAATTTTCATCCTTAGTGGTGCAGCGTTTTTTTGCTGCATGGATGGCTAACGGGTGCTTTACTTCAAGAAAGGTTAAGCCTTTTTTCTTATTGTTCTAACGGTCAGTATTGTTCAATATTCAAAGGGGAACATTGAGAAAAATAGGTGGAAAGTATAACCGTTAGGGAAATGAGGAAGGAATTTAAAAATAATTTGATACAAAATTAGTGAAATGATTCTTTTTTTCACTGGCAATACATTTATCTTATTATTATTATATTAATCGTCCCTTTGTTAATACTAGAATTTGAAAACAGGATTTTGCAAAATAACAGGAACATAGGAGGTATGAAATTTGAAGATCCAAAAAATAGATCATGTGGGTGTAATCGTAAATGATCTCTCTGCCGCTAAAGAGTTTTTTCTCGATTTTGGACTTGAGGTGAAAGGGGAATGGGAAATGGAAGGAGAGTTGATGGGATATGCAGTTGGGCTTAATGACGCTAAAGTAGCGTGTGTAGGATTGGGAACGCCAGACGGTCAGACATGGATAGAGCTAATCAAATTTTATTCACCGTCAGATGAAAAAGATATTCAGCAAACCTTTGCAAATACACTGGGTATCCGACATATTGCATTTACTGTTGAAGATATTGAAGCTGTTGTTGCCAAATTGAAAAAGAAGGGTACGGAAATATTTAGTGAGATACAGAAATATGAAAAAAGTTATAAATTATGCTACGTTCGTGGTCCAGAGGGAATTATTTTGGAGTTGGCTGAGGAAATCAAATAAGTAATGTTAATTAAAATGAGAGTACGACTCTTTGTTACTTTCTAATTTTTTAGTATGTGAAGAAATGTAATTAAACAAACGGGTGCTTTACTTAATAAGGAGTAAAGCCTTTTTCTTATTGAACTAACGCAGCAGGTTAGTTGAATAGTCTTTAAATAATTATAGGAAAAAGAATGCCCCAAAAAAGCACATCTTTTTTTAAGTGCTGAAATCAGTAGCTGATTAATAATTCTTGGTGATAATTCCATGTTAGATAATGGGGGCTTATCCAGAACGTCTTGCCACCTTTGCTTGCCTTAAATCTTTTCAACCTTGGCCAGCTTATATTTCTTTCTTATTGAAGAATATAATAGAAAGAACAATACCTATAAAGGATAGTAAACAGGTAATGAAGACAGCAAACATGAACGGAAGGTTTTCTCTTTTCGTTAATGATGCCATTAATATCGACTTTTCCCCTCTCTTTTCCAGGTGGTATTTGGTTATAAAAAGTATTTTGTTTGATAATACTTTTTATAAAAAAGATGGATTAAAACTCTTCGTTTTGTAAAACTGATTTTTCTACAGCTAGAAAAGATCCCAATAAAAAACTACACATGTAACGGCGGCATCCTCGCAAGCCGGACATGTGTAGTTTCTTTTTATTTTTTGACTATTCTTTCTGTTGCAGCTTCTTCGATTTCTCTTTTAGCCCAATGTGTAGAAGGGACATCGCTAAATGTAGACATGGTAATGTCTTCTAAAGCCGGACGTTCGAATAATTGATTGAGTACTTTCACGGCTTGTGCCCGTGTTAAAGAAACGTTTGGATTAAATGTCGTTTCACTATTCCCCGTCATAATCCCCCATGTACTCACTTGTTCGATTGCTCTTGCAGCCCAATGATTGGACGAGACGTCTGTATATGATTTGCCTTTTCCAGAGGCATGACAGATTATTTTTAATGGATCCTGTGCACATTCGGTTTCGATCCAATGAGCCACTACACTTGCCATTTGTGCGCGTGTAATCGTGCCATTTGGATGGAATGTCGTTTTAGTTGTGTCATTAAATAAACCTACTTGCATCACCACTTCAATCGCATCTTTTGAAGGGTGATTGGTTGTATCCTCAAAAGAACTATTCGTTGTTGTTGGAATGTCACCATTTGTTAAGAAACGCGCTAACATCGTTGCCATTTGGGCACGTGTTACCGAAGCATTTGGTTTAAATGTGCCATCTGGGTAACCTTGAATGTAGGGGGCAAATCGCTTCACCTCTGAAGCATAAACTAAGCTAAATGTGGAGAAATGTTCGACTTCAAACTGGAACCCTTTCACGCCCGGTTCAAATTCAACA is drawn from Psychrobacillus sp. INOP01 and contains these coding sequences:
- a CDS encoding GNAT family N-acetyltransferase, producing the protein MKQYKIRITPYNSKYAEQTVDMWRESKEQAIGQKEIHDFENHVYFLNHILPEQFQIDLALMDEEVVGMIAYNDSEINQLYIHLEYQGIGIGRTLLDKAKAQSSRKLTLYTFEVNEKAQRFYENHGFKIINRGNENEENLPDIQYEWTSK
- a CDS encoding GNAT family N-acetyltransferase, coding for MEKYEVKRINNLLNFDLDSLVKQSKEEGFRFVERLINDYKNGSNTFNHFGEGLFGVFNEEGVLVAIGGLNRDPFSNEQYIGRLRRFYVSKEYRGNGIGSLLLKRIVDEAKRYYKILVLHTDTEQAERFYSSIGFSKGNLYLNSSHFMEFRN
- a CDS encoding GNAT family N-acetyltransferase — protein: MEIRKPSDFELKEVILLSPEAIFDGTLGEVKPTNEKITRLIEPLLEKGSYYLIATDNEKLMGWILLGAGKDQFTDKMNGFIYELFVIEEFRGNGISKRLMRTAIDHLRQDGYSEVRLSAFVGNTAIKLYEKMGFNIRTVSMSLSI
- the fabZ gene encoding 3-hydroxyacyl-ACP dehydratase FabZ, which encodes MLDAQKIKEIIRHRYPFLLVDRILELEEGKRAVGLKNVTANEDFFNGHFPKYPVMPGVLIVEALAQVSAVVMLTKEGNQGRLGLLVGIDKCRFKQQVKPGDQLRLEVEITRLKGPIGKGKGIATVDGTLVCETEITFAFGD
- a CDS encoding AraC family transcriptional regulator: MDLLKNMNDAMKYIDENLTNEIDFKIVASIAHCSEYHFKRMFSFLASITLSEYIRRRRLSLAAFELNNSDVKVIDVAIKYGYNSPDSFTRAFQNLHGVTPSEARNNGHQLKAFPLMTFQLSIRGGNEMNYQVEQKEAFNIIGIKKRVPIIFEGENTEITAMWKSLTLDKIDQLKKLSNIEPKGMIQASTNFSEGRMEEKGELDQYIGVATTQECPEKFSKLEVPALTWAIFESTGPFPSTIQETWGRIYSEWFPSSNYQVTEGPEILSIKTKDLTSPSVKSEIWIPVLKK
- a CDS encoding alpha/beta hydrolase fold domain-containing protein, with translation MSLQIYSKKRSMQSYLFEKYLTLRNTKKGFSTIENTSQFVKKRGTENIKPYAIGNAKFSSDIKEQVLEDMKVFTLNDQKSLNQKVILYIHGGAWTNQPLIFHWRFMDKMAQSLNAKIIAPIYPKVPNFNYQHTYPKLLNLYNEILGTVESPKQLTIMGDSAGGNISLGLAHLLKTNNIPQPKDIILLSACVDMGLDNPLIPEYEKKDPMLAIGGMEVITKIWAADKNIDDPLISPIYGNFKGLGKITHFIGTHEGLYPDAIKLDEKLTEQGIESDTFVYPKMNHVFVVMPIPEAKDAQQKIIEIINN
- a CDS encoding YobA family protein; this encodes MKLLRYFCTILILLSFILLITGCAENRTTTKEDELKIEGYILEVDEGRILVAEGMTSEQYETLKYKTLQELDNESISLFYLSYEGTSNLRKGYKVDVWIDGGIEESNPAQARAKKIEIKD
- a CDS encoding NUDIX hydrolase codes for the protein MNINQDVKTSGAYVLYRGLFIFQVGPTEAADKLGVVRLGGHKEFEETALETARREVFEEASMKITPINSPITYHMSEWGNEPSILRLCEEIAPILVKGNEQESLSIMYLSYSENEPNPSSETNGLLLLTPEDVHFICNNKITLNDFIKQNGKAILKGIINRDLFLTPFPQLLFLSKLLKVHPDLFIIK
- a CDS encoding VOC family protein; amino-acid sequence: MKIQKIDHVGVIVNDLSAAKEFFLDFGLEVKGEWEMEGELMGYAVGLNDAKVACVGLGTPDGQTWIELIKFYSPSDEKDIQQTFANTLGIRHIAFTVEDIEAVVAKLKKKGTEIFSEIQKYEKSYKLCYVRGPEGIILELAEEIK